A stretch of Cucumis sativus cultivar 9930 chromosome 2, Cucumber_9930_V3, whole genome shotgun sequence DNA encodes these proteins:
- the LOC105434586 gene encoding uncharacterized protein LOC105434586 isoform X1 has protein sequence MSESLFKTLFNMVSEHTLSSKIFWWPNSVHTLPLKPSAARMTTPTINVSHTSPKNQENPNSNQSDTSAQTSFDQNQGYLNPYFLHHNDNTNLVLVTEQLTEENYVSWSRAMTIGLSVKNKIGFVDGTIARPTGDLLPVWIRNNNIVISWILNSVSKPISANILFSDLARTIWVELKERFQKKNAPRIFQLKRSLATLSQNQDSIGTSSTPTYGSSSIYKPSLFSSPKRRTTKINQIFCLLNICNGIRIDKCYKIHGYPPGYRTKQQQQRNNNAVNSVTIQNDEIAPQGTTELTSNPKINNTAEALIQCQNLLNQLQCQIKCFQSTNCLSCSRYFLFISLMDNRLWSIHSYLLLQVSFCINSTMLYINSFAKQTSF, from the exons atgagtGAAAGCTTATTCAAAACTCTgttcaatatggtatcagagcacaCCCTTTCCTCCAAAATTTTCTGGTGGCCGAATTCTGTTCATACTCTGCCACTAAAACCTTCCGCTGCAAGAATGACGACTCCGACCATCAATGTGTCACACACCTCGCCGAAAAACCAAGAAAATCCCAATTCAAATCAGTCTGATACCTCCGCCCAAACCTCTTTCGATCAAAACCAAGGATATTTGAATCCTTATTTCCTTCATCACAACGATAATACAAACTTAGTACTTGTCACGGAGCAGTTGACTGAGGAGAATTACGTCTCTTGGAGCCGAGCAATGACCATTGGACTCTCTGTGAAGAATAAGATTGGTTTCGTTGATGGAACTATCGCACGACCAACTGGAGATCTCCTTCCAGTCTGGATCAGAAATAACAATATTGTTATTTCTTGGATACTAAACTCAGTCTCCAAACCCATCTCAGCCAATATTCTCTTCTCAGATTTGGCAAGAACAATATGGGTAGAGCTCAAGGAAAGATTCCAAAAGAAGAATGCCCCAAGGATATTTCAATTGAAACGATCCCTGGCAACACTATCACAAAACCAAGACTCCATTG GCACAAGCTCAACTCCTACTTATGGATCCTCTTCCATCTACAAGCCGAGCCTATTCTCTTCTCCTAAAAGAAGAACAACAAAGATCAATCAGATCTTTTGCCTCCTCAACATCTGCAATGGCATTCGCA TAGACAAATGCTACAAAATCCATGGATATCCTCCTGGATATAGAACAAAACAGCAACAGCAGAGAAATAATAATGCTGTTAATTCAGTAACAATTCAGAATGATGAGATTGCACCTCAAGGGACCACGGAACTCACTTCAAATCCAAAGATTAACAACACTGCAGAAGCCTTGATACAGTGTCAGAATCTTCTTAATCAACTTCAGTGCCAAATAAAATGCTTCCAGTCAACAAACTGCCTGTCATGTAGCAGGTACTTCTTATTCATCTCCCTTATGGATAATAGACTCTGGAGCATCCACTCATATCTCTTGTTGCAAGTCTCTTTTTGCATCAATTCAACCATGCTCTACATCAATTCGTTTGccaaacaaacaagtttttga
- the LOC105434586 gene encoding uncharacterized protein LOC105434586 isoform X2 — MSESLFKTLFNMVSEHTLSSKIFWWPNSVHTLPLKPSAARMTTPTINVSHTSPKNQENPNSNQSDTSAQTSFDQNQGYLNPYFLHHNDNTNLVLVTEQLTEENYVSWSRAMTIGLSVKNKIGFVDGTIARPTGDLLPVWIRNNNIVISWILNSVSKPISANILFSDLARTIWVELKERFQKKNAPRIFQLKRSLATLSQNQDSIGTSSTPTYGSSSIYKPSLFSSPKRRTTKINQIFCLLNICNGIRIDKCYKIHGYPPGYRTKQQQQRNNNAVNSVTIQNDEIAPQGTTELTSNPKINNTAEALIQCQNLLNQLQCQIKCFQSTNCLSCSRTSSL; from the exons atgagtGAAAGCTTATTCAAAACTCTgttcaatatggtatcagagcacaCCCTTTCCTCCAAAATTTTCTGGTGGCCGAATTCTGTTCATACTCTGCCACTAAAACCTTCCGCTGCAAGAATGACGACTCCGACCATCAATGTGTCACACACCTCGCCGAAAAACCAAGAAAATCCCAATTCAAATCAGTCTGATACCTCCGCCCAAACCTCTTTCGATCAAAACCAAGGATATTTGAATCCTTATTTCCTTCATCACAACGATAATACAAACTTAGTACTTGTCACGGAGCAGTTGACTGAGGAGAATTACGTCTCTTGGAGCCGAGCAATGACCATTGGACTCTCTGTGAAGAATAAGATTGGTTTCGTTGATGGAACTATCGCACGACCAACTGGAGATCTCCTTCCAGTCTGGATCAGAAATAACAATATTGTTATTTCTTGGATACTAAACTCAGTCTCCAAACCCATCTCAGCCAATATTCTCTTCTCAGATTTGGCAAGAACAATATGGGTAGAGCTCAAGGAAAGATTCCAAAAGAAGAATGCCCCAAGGATATTTCAATTGAAACGATCCCTGGCAACACTATCACAAAACCAAGACTCCATTG GCACAAGCTCAACTCCTACTTATGGATCCTCTTCCATCTACAAGCCGAGCCTATTCTCTTCTCCTAAAAGAAGAACAACAAAGATCAATCAGATCTTTTGCCTCCTCAACATCTGCAATGGCATTCGCA TAGACAAATGCTACAAAATCCATGGATATCCTCCTGGATATAGAACAAAACAGCAACAGCAGAGAAATAATAATGCTGTTAATTCAGTAACAATTCAGAATGATGAGATTGCACCTCAAGGGACCACGGAACTCACTTCAAATCCAAAGATTAACAACACTGCAGAAGCCTTGATACAGTGTCAGAATCTTCTTAATCAACTTCAGTGCCAAATAAAATGCTTCCAGTCAACAAACTGCCTGTCATGTAGCAG GACAAGTTCACTTTGA
- the LOC105434586 gene encoding uncharacterized protein LOC105434586 isoform X3 codes for MTTPTINVSHTSPKNQENPNSNQSDTSAQTSFDQNQGYLNPYFLHHNDNTNLVLVTEQLTEENYVSWSRAMTIGLSVKNKIGFVDGTIARPTGDLLPVWIRNNNIVISWILNSVSKPISANILFSDLARTIWVELKERFQKKNAPRIFQLKRSLATLSQNQDSIGTSSTPTYGSSSIYKPSLFSSPKRRTTKINQIFCLLNICNGIRIDKCYKIHGYPPGYRTKQQQQRNNNAVNSVTIQNDEIAPQGTTELTSNPKINNTAEALIQCQNLLNQLQCQIKCFQSTNCLSCSRYFLFISLMDNRLWSIHSYLLLQVSFCINSTMLYINSFAKQTSF; via the exons ATGACGACTCCGACCATCAATGTGTCACACACCTCGCCGAAAAACCAAGAAAATCCCAATTCAAATCAGTCTGATACCTCCGCCCAAACCTCTTTCGATCAAAACCAAGGATATTTGAATCCTTATTTCCTTCATCACAACGATAATACAAACTTAGTACTTGTCACGGAGCAGTTGACTGAGGAGAATTACGTCTCTTGGAGCCGAGCAATGACCATTGGACTCTCTGTGAAGAATAAGATTGGTTTCGTTGATGGAACTATCGCACGACCAACTGGAGATCTCCTTCCAGTCTGGATCAGAAATAACAATATTGTTATTTCTTGGATACTAAACTCAGTCTCCAAACCCATCTCAGCCAATATTCTCTTCTCAGATTTGGCAAGAACAATATGGGTAGAGCTCAAGGAAAGATTCCAAAAGAAGAATGCCCCAAGGATATTTCAATTGAAACGATCCCTGGCAACACTATCACAAAACCAAGACTCCATTG GCACAAGCTCAACTCCTACTTATGGATCCTCTTCCATCTACAAGCCGAGCCTATTCTCTTCTCCTAAAAGAAGAACAACAAAGATCAATCAGATCTTTTGCCTCCTCAACATCTGCAATGGCATTCGCA TAGACAAATGCTACAAAATCCATGGATATCCTCCTGGATATAGAACAAAACAGCAACAGCAGAGAAATAATAATGCTGTTAATTCAGTAACAATTCAGAATGATGAGATTGCACCTCAAGGGACCACGGAACTCACTTCAAATCCAAAGATTAACAACACTGCAGAAGCCTTGATACAGTGTCAGAATCTTCTTAATCAACTTCAGTGCCAAATAAAATGCTTCCAGTCAACAAACTGCCTGTCATGTAGCAGGTACTTCTTATTCATCTCCCTTATGGATAATAGACTCTGGAGCATCCACTCATATCTCTTGTTGCAAGTCTCTTTTTGCATCAATTCAACCATGCTCTACATCAATTCGTTTGccaaacaaacaagtttttga